The sequence below is a genomic window from Rhodococcus sp. 4CII.
AAACCACGTCTGCGCGGCGGCTTCCGCGCCCGGGGTGAGCCGCGACAGTTCCTGCTCGTGCCGCCCGAGCTCGAGGTTGGCGTCGTCGAGTGCCTCGGTGACCTGGTCGTGCTGCTCCCGTGCCACCTTCTCGTCCTGGGCCTGGTCGGCCAGTTCCTCGCGCCGCGTCACCAGGTCGTCCGCGGCCAGCCGCAGCTTCGCGTCCCGGAGGTCGGCCTGCACGGTCTGCGCGCGACGCGCCACCTCGGCCTGACGACCGAGTGGTTTGAGCTGCCGTCGCAACTCCGCGGTGAGGTCGTTCAGCCGCGCCAGGTTGGCCTGCATCGCGTCGAGTTTGCGGACCGCTTTTTCCTTGCGTTTGCGGTGCTTGAGAACGCCGGCCGCTTCTTCGATGAACGCGCGCCGGTCTTCCGGGCGGGATTCGAGGATCGCGGCGAGGCGGCCCTGACCGACGATGACGTGCATCTCCCGGCCGATGCCGGAGTCGCTGAGCAGTTCCTGCACGTCCATCAGCCGGCAGGAGCTGCCGTTGATCTCGTATTCGCCGGCGCCGTCGCGGAACATGCGCCGGGTGATGGACACCTCGGAGTAGTCGATCGGCAGGGCGCCGTCGGAATTGTCGATGGTGAGCGTGACCTCGGCGCGTCCGAGCGGGGCCCGCCCGGCGGTGCCGGCGAAGATGACGTCTTCCATCTTGCCGCCGCGCAGGGCTTTCGCTCCCTGCTCGCCCATGACCCAGGTGAGCGCGTCGACCACGTTCGACTTGCCCGACCCGTTGGGCCCCACGACGCACGTGATTCCCGGTTCGAACCGCAGAGTCGTTGCGGACGCGAAGGATTTGAATCCCTTCAGCGTCAGACTCTTCAGATGCATGACGGAGAACTTTACCTGCGGTTCACCGTTCGACGAACCCGACGAGGTCGCCCCGCGCGGAATCCCACTGCTCCACGACGAGATCCACCGCGCCCGGCGTGCCGCCGGAGCGGAGCAGCGTCAACAGCGCGTCCAGCTTGTCGCGCGGTCCCTCGGCGATCACGAGCACCCGCCCGTCCTTCTGGTTGGCCGCGTATCCGACGAGGCCGAGCTCCAGCGCGCGGGCGCGGGTCCACCACCGGAATCCCACACCCTGCACGTATCCGTGCACCCAAGCGGTCATTCTCTCCATGTCCGTCACGACCGTTCGAGTTTGTAGATCTTCCCGGTGAAACTGGTGGCGTACAGCGCGTCCGGATTCCAGCCCGGTCCGGCGCCGAACCGCACCGACGACACGAGGGGAAGCCCCGACGCCAGGGCGCAACTCTCCCCGGTGGCGGGATCGACCCGCACTACCTTGCCGCCGCCGTTGTAGGCGACGTACACGATGCCGTCCGGTCCGACGGTGAGGTCGTCGGCCGCATTGAGGGGCCCGGATCCGGGCAACTCGACCGACACGACCGGGCCGCCGAGGTCGTCCTCGCGGAGAATCCGCAACGTGGTGGTTGTGTCGAACGTCGTCACCGTGTAGACGTTGCCGTCGTGCACCGCGAGACCGTCGACGGTTCCGAGATCGGTGCGCACCACCTCGGGTGTGTGGGGATCCGCAGCGGGGACGCGGGTCAGTCCCGCTCCGGAGCCCAGGTTCCGAGCCGTGAGGATGTCGCCGTTGCTCAGCCGGACCAGACCGTTGGGCATGACGAGACCCTCCGCCACGGTCCGGGACTCGCCCGTGTCGAGGTTCACGACGTCGACCGTGCCGCTCGCCGACCCGGTGACCCCCGCCGCGAACGAGTTCCCCGTGGCGAAGTACGCGTCGGCACCGTCCACGGCGATCCCGCCCGGCGCCTCCACCTCCGGCACGATCGGGGTGACGGTGCCGTCGGGGCCGACCCCGTCGAGGGCTCCACCGCCCACCAGTCCGGTTCGCGAGACCAGCATGGTTCCCGAGCCGTCGAAGGCCAGGTTCTCGAGAACGCCCGCCCCGGATGCCACCTCGGACATCGACCACGGGGTGCACGCCCCACCCGGAGGCGAGAACGCCGGCCCGGCCCCGGCCGGCGCGACCACGAGCAGACCCGCGCAGAGCGCCGCTCCGCCCGCAAGCGCCGCCAGTTCTCGCCGCATCATGCTTCTTTTTCGACGGTCAACGTCACCGTCGTGCCCGCCTTCAGCGTCCGCCCGACCGTGCAGACCTTGTCGACCGACCGCTCGACGAGCGCCACCAGGCGCTCCTGGGCCTCGGCGTCGAGTTCGCTGAGGTCGAGCTCCATCACCTCGTCCAGCTGCGGATAGACCTCGTTCTCGCGGTCGGCCGCGCCGGACACCCGGATCGTGGCGTCGTAGTCGTCTCCCAGCCGGCGCGACAGCGGGAAGTCCGAGCTCATCCCACTGCACGCGGCGAGCGCGATCTTCAGAAGTTCCCCGGGGGTGAACACGCCTTCCACGCCCTCGGAGCCGATCAGGACCTCGGCGCCGCGCGAGCTGCGACCGGTGTAACGCCGCGTGCCCGTCCGCTCGACCCACAGAGTGGTGGGCGCTGTCGTGTCGGAAGTCTGTTCTGCCATGCGGTCAATCCTGCCACCGGTCGGCGCAACACCAGGTAGGCGGGTGGGGGCGCCGGTTTCGCCGCACTTGTGAACGCAGATTCTCGGCAGAGAAAACCGTTGGGCCGTAGGGTGAACCGACCAATGACGCCGAGACGTAGCGGGGAATACAGATGGGCCAGATCGGTAGTGCGGGAGAGCACCGGCTTCAATCCGAGCACGGCACCGAGGACCGTGCCGCCAGGTTCTACTCGGATCAGGTCCTGGACCACCTCAATCCGACGATGATCGAGTTCGTCGGACGCCAGGAGATCGCTTTCATCGCCACCGCCGACGCGTCCGGCGAATGCGACAACAGCCTGCGCGCCGGGACACCCGGGTTCATGCACGTCATCGATCCGAAAACCCTCACGTACCCGGAGTACCGCGGCAACGGAGTCATGGCGAGCCTCGGCAACATCTCGGAGAACCCACACGTGGGCATCATTCTCGTGGACTTCGTGCAGGATCTGATCGGTCTGCACGTCAACGGCTCGGCCCGGATCGTCGAGGACGCCGTTCTCCGCTCCGAGATCGCCGATCTGCCCACTGATCACACGAACGGCCGGATACCCGAACGCTGGGTAATCGTGGAGGTCGAGGAAGCGTATATCCACTGCCGCAAACACATTCCGAGAATGGCGCCGGTTCCGCGGCACCGGGAGTGGGGCACCGACGACGCGAAGCGCAAGGGCGGCGACTACTTCGACGCCAGGGCGACGCCGCGGCACGACACCGACGGTGACACGTCCGAGGAGAGCGTGACCGCCGAACTCACGAAGGTGATGTCGCCGGGCTTCTCCGCGGCGCCGGCTGGCACCTCGGGCAGCTGAACGACGAGCGGTTCATGAACTTCTCCCGCCTGATCGCGGTGCCGCACCGTGGGCACGGACGATCTTCCTGACCGTAGGCGGACAGCGAGCGGTCGAAGTACCCCGACTCGCCGTTGACGTTCACGTACAACGCATCGAAGGACGTGCCCCCCTGGGTCAGGGCCTCACGCATGACATCCTGAGCGGCGGTGAGCAGTTCGCGGATCCGGGGACCGCTCAGCCGGTCGGTGAGCCGGTTTCCGTGGATCTGCGCACGCCACAGGGCCTCGTCCGCGTAAATGTTTCCGATGCCGGAGACCACGGTCTGGTCCAGCAGCGCGCGCTTGATCTCGGTGTGCTTGCCGCGCATGACCTTCACGGTGGCCGCGAGGTCGAAACGCGGGTCGAGTGGGTCACGGGCGATGTGCGCGACCGAATCCGGGACGAGCGAGCCGTCGACCTCGACGAGCGGCGCGAGCGCCCATCCCCCGAACGTCCGCTGGTCGACGAACCGGAGGTCGAGACCGGAATCGAGCCGTGCCCGGATGCGCAGATGCTTCTCGGTCGGCAATTCCGGTGGCTGGACCAGCATTTGACCGCTCATGCCGAGATGCACCACGAGGGCGACCGTGCTGGGTTCGAGGACCAGCCACAGATACTTGCCCCGACGGTCTGCGCTCGCGATGCGTTCGCCGGTGAGCTGCCCGGTGAGATCGGCCGCTCCGGGGAGGTGCCGCCGGATCGCCCGGGGGTGGAGAATGTCGACCGAATCGATCGACGCCCCCACGATGTGGCGTTCGAGTCCGCGGCGGACCACCTCGACTTCGGGTAGTTCAGGCACTGACGTCGTCGGCCGCCACGTCGGGCCCGGCGTCGGACAACGCGTTCCACGCCGTGCTCGCGGCCTTCTGCTCGGCCTCTTTCTTTGAGCGGCCGATGCCGACGCCGAGGGGTTTGCCGCCCACGATCACCGTGGCCGTGAACTCCTTGTCGTGGTCCGGGCCGGTCGCGGTGATCTCGTACGCCGGAACACCGACGCCACGTTCCGCGGTCAGCTCCTGCAGACTCGTCTTCCAGTCGAGGCCCGCGCCGAGGCGGGGGGCCCGCTGGAGGAGATCGCTGAACAGATCGAGCACGACGCGTCGCGCCGTCTCGATGCCGTGCTCGAGGTGGATGGCGCCGAGAATCGACTCCATGCCGTCGGCCAGGATGCTCGGCTTGTCGCGACCACCGGTCATCTCCTCGCCCTTTCCGAGCAGGAGGTGGGCTCCGAGTCCGCCCTCGCCGAGGCTGCGGGCCACCTCCGCGAGCGCGTGCATGTTCACGATGCTCGCCCGGATCTTCGCCAGGTCGCCCTCGGACTTGTCGGGATGCGCGAGGTAGAGCTTCTCCGTGACGGTGACTCCGAGGACGGAGTCACCGAGAAACTCGAGACGCTCGTTGGTGGGCAGACCACCGTTCTCGTACGCATACGAGCGGTGTGTCAACGCCAGGGTGAGCAGCGAAGGCTCGATTTCTACGCCGAGAGCGGCGAGGAGGGAAGCATGATCCTCCTCGCCGCCGGCGGGTGTAGTACTGATGTCGCTCGTCACAACGCCTCTCCGTGGAGAACTAGACGGCGGCAGTGACCTGGCGGCCCTTGTATGTGCCGCACGACGGGCACGCGACGTGGGGCAGCGTCTTCTCGCCGCAGCCACGGTTGGGGCAGGTGACGAGGGTGGGCACAGTGGTCTTCCACTGGCTGCGACGCGACCTCGTGTTGGACCGCGACATTCTGCGCTTGGGGACAGCCACTTCTACTTCTCCTCGGCTTCGTTGTTCACAAGATTCTTGCTGGGTTCTGAATCCACGCCAAATTTGGCTGCAAGACCAGCCCAGCGAGGATCAAGTATGTCATGCCCATGGCCAGATTCGGCAATCGCCAGGCGAACGCCACATTCTGGACACAATCCTTGGCAGTCGTCACTGCAGAGCGGCTGCAATGGCAGTGCGAGACCGACAGCGTCGACCACGACGGGCTCGAGATCGATCTCGTCGTCGACGACGTGATAGACCTCCCCCTCCTCCGTGGTCTCTTCCGTGGTGCTGTCCGGGTACGCGAACAGCTCCGTGAGAGTGAGGTCCACCGTGCCGGAGAACGGCTCGAGGCATCTCGAGCACTCCCCGACGGTGTCGGCTCGCAGCGAACCGGTGACCAGAACCCCCTCGGATACGGCCTCCAACCGGAGATCGAGATCGATCTCCGATCCTTCCTCGATGGCGATCAGGTCGAGACCGATGCGCTGCGGCGCCGTCACCACCCGTTCCACGGTGCGCATCGAGCCGGGACGACGGCCGAGTTTGACCGTGTCCAGCACGAAGTCCGCGTCCCGACGGGAACGCGATGAGCTGTGGCGATGGGATGACAACAAACTTCACTTTCGAGAAAAGGGAAACGACAAAGGGCAACCACTCCACGATACGCAATCCGCGCGGTGGAGCCAAATTCGATCGAGTGCGCCGTCCGGCGGGACGACTCAGCGGCGACGCTCGGCCCGGCGGTCGTCGGCGTCGTAGTCGGGCACACCCGAACCCGTCCGCAACTGCTGACGCCCGCGCCCCACGGACCTGATGGTGCCGTTCAGGAAGTCCTCGAATTCCGCGAGCTTCGTGTCGACGTAGAGGTCGCAGTCCGAGCGGAGACGATCCGACTCGGCGTGCGCCGAGTCGATCACCCGAGCCGATTCGGCGTGCGCCGCCTGGACGACCTCCGTCTGCGACACCAGCCGCTCCTGCTCCGCGGTGCCCTCCGCAACCGACCTTTCGTAGGACGCCTTGCCGGACTCGATCATCCGATCCGCCTCCGACCGAGCCCGACCGGTGAGCGAGTCGTATTCGCGCCGGCCCTCCGCGACCGCGGATTCGGCCTCGGCGCGCGCGTCGGTGACCAGCTGCTCGGCGTGGGCACGGGCCTCGGCGACCATCCGGTCCGCCTGCGCCTTGGCGTCCGCCAGAATGCGGTCCGCGTCGTCGCGGGCGTTCTCGATGGTGGAGTTCGCCTCGGCATCGGCGCTGGCGATGGTCTTCTCCGCGTTGGACCGCGCCTCCCCCACCAGTTTGTCCTTGTGGTCCAGGACGTCCTGGGCGTCGTCGAGTTCACCGGGGATCGCGTCGCGGACGTCGTCGAGCAGTTCGAGGACGTCGCCGCGGGGAACCACGCAGCCGGCGGTCATCGGTACGCCGCGTGCCTCTTCGACAATCGCGACAAGTTCGTCGAGCGCCTCGAATACCCGGTACACAAGCAACCCCAATCGTCATGACCCTCAGTAGGTCGGCGCAGCCGTCTCCGTGCAAGTCTGCCCGACCGGACGCCGAGGGCGCGGCGTGGCAGCCGGTGTGTCGGGTATCAGCTGCTCTCGGCGGCGCGCTCGGCGATCCTCGCGAGGAGGCGTGTGTGCACCTTCTCCGGCAGCATGTCGGAGACGTCGCCGCCGAACGTGGCCACTTCCTTCACGAGCGAACTCGACAGGTAGCTGTACGTGGGGTTGGTCGGGATGAACAGAGTGTCGACACCACTGAGCTTCTGGTTCATCTGCGCCATCTGCAGCTCGTAGTCGAAGTCGTTGGCACCGCGAAGGCCCTTGACGATCGCCGTGATCCCTTGCTGCTTGGCGTAATCCACCAGCAGGCCGTGCCACGAGGACACCCGGACGTTGGGCAGTTCGCTCGTGGAGTCTTCGAGCATCTCGATGCGCTCGTCGACGGTGAACAGGCCACGCTTGTTCTTGTTGACCATGACCGTGACGATGACCTCGTCGAACTGCGCAGCAGCTCTGCCGATCACGTCAAGGTGGCCGTTGGTCACAGGGTCGAAGGATCCGGGGCAGACAGCGCCAGTCATGAGTCCAGACCGTAGCAGGTCGCCAATTCGATTCTCGCCTCACCGTACTTCTTCGCCTTGACGGGTGCGAAGCCGTCGGGCCAGGCGGTCTCGGGCGATCTCGACGACCGCTCGAGCACCACGATCGAGCCGTCGCCGACCCAGCCGTTGGACCGGAGATGGCCGAGGACCGTCTGCACCGCCGCGTCGCCGACGGCGTACGGCGGATCCGCCATCACCAGGTCGTACGGACGGTCGGCGGCGCCCGCCAGCACCGCCGCGACCGGAGCGCCGCGCACTTCGGCGCCCGCCAGACCGACCGTCGTGACGTTGTGCTTGATGATCCCGGCGGCTTTGGAATCGGACTCGACGAGCACGACCCGGTCCGCGCCGCGGGACAGCGCCTCCAGGCCGAGCGCCCCCGACCCCGCGTAGAGGTCGAGGACGGACGCGCCCTCGAGGTCCATCCTGGCGTGCAACGCACTGAACAACGCCTCGCGGACCCGGTCCGAGGTGGGCCGGGTCCCGCTCGGCGGGACCCGCAGGCGTCGACCGCCCGCGAGTCCCGCGATGATCCGTGTCACTCGCTCGCGGACTCCCCTGTCGCCACGACGGCGAGGAGGTCGCCGCCTTCTACCTGCTGGACCGACCCGATCGCCAGCCGGGAGACGGTGCCACCGCGAGGTGCGGTGATGGCCGCTTCCATCTTCATGGCCTCGATGGTGGCGATGGTGTCGCCGGCGGCGACGTGCTGGCCCTCGGTGACGGCGAGGGTCACGACACCGGCGAACGGTGCCGGCACGTGTCCGGGGTTGTTCTTGTCGGCCTTCTCCGCGGCGGGGATCTCACTGGAGATCGACCGGTCCCGCACCGACACCGGGCGCAGCTGCCCGTTGAGGATGGCCATGACGGTGCGGTAGCCCCGCTCGTCGGGCTCGGAGATGGCCTCGAGCCCGATGAGCAGCTCGACACCCTGCGCGAGGCGGACCCGGTGCTCGTCGCCGCGGCGCAGTCCGTAGAAGAACTGGTTCGCCGACAGCTGCGAGGTGTCGCCGTACTTTTCCCGGTGCTCGAGGAATTCCTTCGTCGGGCCGGGGAACAGCAGCCGGTTGAGGGTCGCGCGGCGTTCCGCGGACGTGCCCGCGAGGGCCTTCTCGTCCTCCTCGGACAGCGGCACCTCGGGCTTGGCGTCTCCGCGGCCTTCGAGTGCCCGGGTGCGGAACGGTTCCGGCCAGCCACCGGGCGGGGTGCCCAGTTCGCCGCGCAGGAATCCGACCACCGAATCGGGGAGGTCGAACTTCGCGGGGTTCTCCTTGAACTCGTCGGTGGAGGCACCGGATCCGACGAGGTGCAGGGCGAGGTCGCCGACCACCTTCGACGACGGGGTGACCTTCACCAGACGGCCGAGCATGCGGTCGGCGGCCGCGTACTTGGCCTCGACCTCCTCGAACCTGTCGCCGAGACCGAGGGCCACGGCCTGCGTGCGCAGGTTCGACAGCTGACCGCCCGGGATCTCGTGGGTGTACACGCGGCCGGTCGGGGCGGGCAGCCCGGACTCGAACGGCTTGTAGACCTTGCGCAGCGCCTCCCAGTAGGGCTCCAGGTCGCACACGGCCTGCAGGTTCAGTCCGGTGTCGTGCTCGGAGTGCGCGGCCGCGGCCACGATCGCCGACAACGCCGGCTGGCTGGTGGTGCCGGCCAACGCGGCCGAGGCGCCGTCGACCGCGTCCGCGCCGGCCTGCCACGCGGCCAGGTACGTCGCGAGCTGTCCGCCCGGGGTGTCGTGGGTGTGCACGTGCACGGGCAGGTCGAAGTTCTTGCGCAGCGCGGTCACCAGGGTGGTGGCGGCCGGGGCGCGGAGCAGTCCGGCCATGTCCTTGATCGCGATGATGTGCGCACCGGCGTCGACGATCTCCTCCGCCAGGCGCAGGTAGTAGTCGAGGGTGTACAGCTTCTCGTTCGGGTTCGACAGGTCGCCGGTGTAGGACAGGGCGACCTCGGCGATCGAGGTGCCGGTCTCGCGGACGGCGTCGATGGCCGGCCGCATCTGGTCGACGTTGTTGAGGGCGTCGAAGATCCGGAAGATGTCGATGCCACTGTTCGTGGCCTCTTCGACGAAGGCCCGCGTCACCTTCTCCGGGTACGGGGTGTACCCGACGGTGTTCCGACCGCGCAGCAGCATCTGCAGGCAGATGTTGGGCACGGCCTCACGCAGCGCCGACAGCCGGTACCAGGGGTCCTCGTGCAGGAACCGCAGCGCCACATCGTAGGTGGCACCGCCCCACGCCTCGATCGAGAGCAGTTCCGGGGTCAGCCGCGCCACGTGCCCGGCGACGTCGAGCAGACCGCTGGTGCGCACACGGGTCGCGAGCAGCGACTGGTGGGCGTCACGGAACGTGGTCTCGGTGACCGCAAGTGCCTTCTGCTCACGCAGCGCCTTGGCGAATCCCTCCGGCCCGAGAGCGAGGAGCCTCTGGCGGCTGCCGTCCGGCGGCGGGGTGGACAGGTCGATCTGAGGCAGCTTGTCGCGCGGGTACACCGCCGACGGCCGCTCGCCGTGCGGCTTGTTGACCGTCACGTCGGCGAGGTAGGACAGGATCTTGGTGCCACGGTCGGCGGAGCTGCGCAGCGTGAGCAGCTCGGGACGCTCCTCGATGAACGAGGTGGTGACCCGTCCCGCCTTGAAATCGGGGTCGTCGAGCACGGCCTGCAGGAACGGAATGTTCGTCGACACCCCGCGGATGCGGAACTCGGTCACCGCGCGGCGGGCCCGGGCGACCGCGGTTTCGAGGTCGCGGCCGCGGCAGGTGAGCTTGACGAGCATCGAGTCGAAGTACGCGCCCACCTCGGCACCGAGGGTGGCACCACCGTCGAGACGGATGCCGGCACCGCCCGGGGTGCGGTACGCGGTGATCCGGCCGGTGTCCGGACGGAACCCGTTGGCCGGGTCCTCGGTGGTGATGCGGCACTGCAACGCCGCCCCGCGCAGCGTGATCTTGTCCTGACTCAGACCCAGATCGGCGAGGGTCTCCCCCGACGCGATCCGCAACTGCGACTGCACCAGGTCGACGTCGGTGACCTCCTCGGTCACGGTGTGCTCGACCTGGATGCGCGGGTTCATCTCGATGAACACGTGGTTGCCCCGGGTGTCGAGGAGGAATTCGACGGTGCCCGCACAGGAGTAGTTGATCTCCTTCGCGAACGCCACCGCGTCCGCGCAGATCTTCGCCCGCAACTCTTCCGGCAGATTCGGGGCCGGCGCCATCTCGATCACCTTCTGGTGACGGCGCTGCAGCGAGCAGTCCCGCTCGAACAGGTGGATGACGTTGCCCTGACCGTCGGCGAGGATCTGGACCTCGATGTGCCGCGGGTCGACGACGGCCTGCTCGAGGAACACCGTCGGGTCACCGAACGCCGACTCGGCCTCACGCGCGGCAGCCTCGATCGACTCCCGCAGCTGCGCCCGCTCCGCGACCCGGCGCATACCGCGGCCACCGCCGCCGGCGACGGCCTTCACGAAGAGCGGGAACTGCATGGTCTCGGCCGCGGCCAGCAACTCGTCCACATCGGCGGACGGCTCCGACGACGCCAGCACCGGCAGACCGGCCGCCTTCGCCGCGGCGATCGCCCGCGCCTTGTTACCGGTCAGCTCGAGCACCTCGGCGGAGGGGCCCACGAACGTGATGCCCGCCTCGGCGCACGCGGCGGCGAGATCCGGGTTCTCGGAAAGGAAGCCGTAACCGGGGTAGATGGCGTCGGCGCCTGCCTGCTTGGCCGCGGAGACGATCTCGTCGACGGAGAGGTACGCCCGAACCGGGTGGCCCTCCTCGCCGATCTGATAACTCTCATCAGCCTTCAGACGGTGGATCGAGTTCCGATCCTCGTACGGGAACACCGCAACCGTTCCAGCACCTAGTTCGTAGGCGGCACGGAAAGCGCGGATCGCAATTTCGCCACGGTTGGCGACCAGGACTTTGGAGAACATTTGAGCAAACTACCCCGCAATCGACGGCCGCGGAGAAGTGGCATCCCACAATGCAAGATTCTCCACAAACTTCACAAACACCCCCCTGACGTGTGCGAATTCTGCAATAGACCCGAAACAGACGTGCGAAGATTTACGAAGCGAAGTAAGTTCTCACGTTTTCTCGAGGAATTCGATGCGGTCGGCGTCCAGAGCGGACGTCACCATCGCCGATAGCCCCGGGTGGTTGTCGAGTCGCGGATCCTCCGCGATCACGGAACGCGCGAACTCGGCCGCCGCCGCGATGACGTCCTCGTGGCCGAGTAGCGACAACAGTCGCAAGGTGGACGTCGTGCCCGACTGCGCGGCACCGAGGATGTCGCCCTCGCGGCGGGTGGCGAGGTCGAGTTGCGCGAGCTCGAACCCGTCGTTGGTCGACGCCACGTTCGACAATCGCTCATAGGCGGGACCGCCCGGATTCATCTCGGTGACGAGAATGCACAGGCCCTGGTGTTTGCCACGGCCGACGCGTCCGCGCAGCTGGTGCAGCTGACTCACACCGAACCGATCCGCGTCGACGATCACCATGATCGTCGCGTTGGGGACGTCGACACCGACCTCCACGACCGTGGTGCACACGAGGACGTCGATGTCGCCGGCGGTGAAGTCGCGCATCACCGCGTCCTTCTCGTCGGAGGGCAGCCTTCCGTGCAGCAGTCCCACCCGCAGTTCCGGCATGATGTCGCCGCTCAGCTCCTCGAACACGTCGACGGCGGATTTCGTGTCGGGCGCTTTCTCGTCGAACGCGTCCTCGCCGTCGCCCTTCTCGCCGTCGCCGATGCGCGAGCACACGACGTACGCCTGCCGCCCCTCCGCGACGTCCTCGCGGATCCGTTCCCACGCCCGCGTGACCCATTGCGGCTTCTGGGACGCCGGTACCACACTGCTCTTGATCGGCGACCGCCCCTTCGGCAGCTGCCGCAGCGTCGATACCTCGAGATCGCCGAGCACCGTCATCGCGATCGTGCGGGGAATCGGCGTCGCCGTCATCACCAGCAGGTGCGGGCTCAGCCCTTCCCGAGCCCGCGACCGCAACCGGTCGCGCTGTTCGACACCGAACCGGTGCTGCTCGTCGACCACCACCATCCCGAGGTTGAAGAATTCGACGTTGTCCTGGATGAGGGCGTGCGTGCCGATGACGATCCCGGCGTCGCCGGTGATCGCCTCGTTGAGCGCCGCGCGTTTGGCGGCGACCGGCATCGACCCCGTCAGCAGCGCCACCCGCGTCGCCTTCTCGTGCGCCCCGAGTTCCCCGGCGGTCGCGAGCGAGCCGAGCATCGCCCGCAACGACCGCGCGTGCTGCGTCGCGAGCACCTCGGTGGGAGCGAGCAGTGCGCACTGATAGCCGGCGTCGACGACCTGGAGCATCGCGCGCAGCGCCACGATCGTCTTGCCCGACCCCACCTCACCCTGGAGCAGCCTGCTCATCGGGTGCGGTTGCGCGAGGTCGGCGGAAATCTCGTCGGCCACGGCGTGCTGTCCGTCGGTCAACTGGAACGGCAGCATGCTCTCGAACACGTCGGCGATTCCGCCGGGCACCGGTGGGCACTCCGGCGCCAGCCTTTCCGCATTGTCGTGGCGACGGCGCGCGAGAACGAGCTGGAGCGCCGTCGCCTCGTCGAACCGCAGACGGTCGTGGGCGTTCTCGACGTCCTCGCGGGTGTCGGGCAGGTGGACCGATCGGAGTGCTTCGTCGAGACCGATCAGGTCGCGTTCGGCGCGGATGTTCTCCGGCAGCGGGTCGTCGACGTGATCGAGCTGGTCCAGGATCTGCCGGACGCATTTCATGATCGTCCAGCTCTCGACGTCCCGGGTGGCCGGATAGAGCGGGATCAAGGCGCGGTCGAACACGGACATGTCGACCCCCGCACCGGCTTCCTGCGACGCCCGCGCGATGCCGGCGAGGTCGCCGGCGCCGCGGATCCGGCCGACGTTCACGACGGGATCCTCACTGCCCGCGCGTGGTTCGGGGAGGATGAGGTAGCTCGGGTGGGTCAGGCTCCACTTC
It includes:
- the recG gene encoding ATP-dependent DNA helicase RecG; translated protein: MAILSDRLDHLLGKKTADALEAAFDIRTVEDLLRHYPHRYASQGRELAEKDPPEGEHITIIARVTSAAVVKMKNRPGSMLKVVLATDTQNVDVTFFSPQKVKHVIKPGVRAMFSGTVKYFRQKWSLTHPSYLILPEPRAGSEDPVVNVGRIRGAGDLAGIARASQEAGAGVDMSVFDRALIPLYPATRDVESWTIMKCVRQILDQLDHVDDPLPENIRAERDLIGLDEALRSVHLPDTREDVENAHDRLRFDEATALQLVLARRRHDNAERLAPECPPVPGGIADVFESMLPFQLTDGQHAVADEISADLAQPHPMSRLLQGEVGSGKTIVALRAMLQVVDAGYQCALLAPTEVLATQHARSLRAMLGSLATAGELGAHEKATRVALLTGSMPVAAKRAALNEAITGDAGIVIGTHALIQDNVEFFNLGMVVVDEQHRFGVEQRDRLRSRAREGLSPHLLVMTATPIPRTIAMTVLGDLEVSTLRQLPKGRSPIKSSVVPASQKPQWVTRAWERIREDVAEGRQAYVVCSRIGDGEKGDGEDAFDEKAPDTKSAVDVFEELSGDIMPELRVGLLHGRLPSDEKDAVMRDFTAGDIDVLVCTTVVEVGVDVPNATIMVIVDADRFGVSQLHQLRGRVGRGKHQGLCILVTEMNPGGPAYERLSNVASTNDGFELAQLDLATRREGDILGAAQSGTTSTLRLLSLLGHEDVIAAAAEFARSVIAEDPRLDNHPGLSAMVTSALDADRIEFLEKT
- a CDS encoding pyruvate carboxylase — encoded protein: MFSKVLVANRGEIAIRAFRAAYELGAGTVAVFPYEDRNSIHRLKADESYQIGEEGHPVRAYLSVDEIVSAAKQAGADAIYPGYGFLSENPDLAAACAEAGITFVGPSAEVLELTGNKARAIAAAKAAGLPVLASSEPSADVDELLAAAETMQFPLFVKAVAGGGGRGMRRVAERAQLRESIEAAAREAESAFGDPTVFLEQAVVDPRHIEVQILADGQGNVIHLFERDCSLQRRHQKVIEMAPAPNLPEELRAKICADAVAFAKEINYSCAGTVEFLLDTRGNHVFIEMNPRIQVEHTVTEEVTDVDLVQSQLRIASGETLADLGLSQDKITLRGAALQCRITTEDPANGFRPDTGRITAYRTPGGAGIRLDGGATLGAEVGAYFDSMLVKLTCRGRDLETAVARARRAVTEFRIRGVSTNIPFLQAVLDDPDFKAGRVTTSFIEERPELLTLRSSADRGTKILSYLADVTVNKPHGERPSAVYPRDKLPQIDLSTPPPDGSRQRLLALGPEGFAKALREQKALAVTETTFRDAHQSLLATRVRTSGLLDVAGHVARLTPELLSIEAWGGATYDVALRFLHEDPWYRLSALREAVPNICLQMLLRGRNTVGYTPYPEKVTRAFVEEATNSGIDIFRIFDALNNVDQMRPAIDAVRETGTSIAEVALSYTGDLSNPNEKLYTLDYYLRLAEEIVDAGAHIIAIKDMAGLLRAPAATTLVTALRKNFDLPVHVHTHDTPGGQLATYLAAWQAGADAVDGASAALAGTTSQPALSAIVAAAAHSEHDTGLNLQAVCDLEPYWEALRKVYKPFESGLPAPTGRVYTHEIPGGQLSNLRTQAVALGLGDRFEEVEAKYAAADRMLGRLVKVTPSSKVVGDLALHLVGSGASTDEFKENPAKFDLPDSVVGFLRGELGTPPGGWPEPFRTRALEGRGDAKPEVPLSEEDEKALAGTSAERRATLNRLLFPGPTKEFLEHREKYGDTSQLSANQFFYGLRRGDEHRVRLAQGVELLIGLEAISEPDERGYRTVMAILNGQLRPVSVRDRSISSEIPAAEKADKNNPGHVPAPFAGVVTLAVTEGQHVAAGDTIATIEAMKMEAAITAPRGGTVSRLAIGSVQQVEGGDLLAVVATGESASE